One window of the Ananas comosus cultivar F153 linkage group 21, ASM154086v1, whole genome shotgun sequence genome contains the following:
- the LOC109726741 gene encoding uncharacterized protein LOC109726741, whose product MAQTYIPPFPNLRNGDDVNYTECFDIAREERIAGMTVDPNDSNQNPKTNPPPPPPPAKTKSEGHRPVKASTRPDPQHYKDKVDDGSSRQKSSKAGSRGGPSPLHPAHESKPSRKDGANPPAERYPTHNSHHQQHKDQRDDGSSHRRPSKASSRGPSPLHPAHESKSLRSDRPNPFAERVPSDGRGSHTPGRSRRKHAGGQGYEPQKEDHYAIPPLTNFDENNAVNITDVFKKAKEDLSSASPNVHAQPTYPTYQTTKHEKSSQKSCSCCAVM is encoded by the exons ATGGCT CAGACTTACATCCCTCCATTTCCGAACTTGAGAAACGGCGACGATGTCAACTACACCGAATGCTTCGACATTGCTCGAGAGGAACGAATCGCCGGCATGACGGTTGACCCGAATGACTCGAATCAGAACCCGAAAACCaatccaccaccaccaccaccaccggcGAAAACCAAGAGCGAGGGGCACCGACCCGTTAAAGCTTCGACCCGACCCGATCCTCAACATTACAAGGACAAAGTGGATGATGGCTCTTCGCGCCAGAAGTCGAGTAAAGCTGGTAGTAGAGGAGGGCCATCCCCACTCCACCCAGCTCACGAATCGAAACCGTCGAGGAAAGACGGAGCGAATCCTCCCGCGGAGAGATATCCGACACATAATTCTCATCATCAGCAACACAAGGATCAAAGGGATGATGGTTCTTCCCATCGAAGGCCGAGCAAAGCAAGTAGCAGAGGACCATCTCCACTACACCCAGCTCATGAGTCGAAATCTCTGAGGAGCGACAGACCGAATCCTTTCGCAGAGAGAGTTCCGTCCGATGGGCGCGGTTCCCATACTCCGGGAAGAAGTCGGAGAAAACATGCAGGAGGCCAAGGCTATGAACCT CAGAAGGAAGACCATTATGCGATCCCACCGCTCACTAATTTCGATGAAAATAACGCGGTAAATATTACCGACGTCTTCAAGAAAGCGAAGGAGGATCTATCATCTGCATCACCTAATGTTCATGCCCAGCCAACTTATCCAACTTATCAAACTACCAAGCACGAAAAGAGTTCCCAGAAG AGTTGCTCGTGCTGCGCCGTGATGTGA
- the LOC109726466 gene encoding violaxanthin de-epoxidase, chloroplastic, whose product MTFSFCTNCFSLDESSIPCRKFFSTSSGRILGGTAKNYRSRDKVKLGRGLSRSSSWANSRIHYCRLECRGSNLVSGEAGTAAVIRPDVRADVAAFSISVPSNPIKHWWRLHLITLTGIIASSFIVIPTADAADALKTCTCLLKECRVELAKCIANPSCAANIACLQTCNDRPDETECQIKCGDLFENSVVDEFNECAVSRKKCVPTKSDVGEFPVPDPSALVKSFNISDFNGKWFITSGLNPTFDTFDCQLHEFHVESGKLVGNISWRVKTLDNGFITRSAVQRFVQDPQQPGILYNHDNEYLHYQDDWYIISSKVENKPDDYIFVYYRGRNDAWDGYGGAVVYTRSASLPETIIPELEKATKSVSRDFSKFIRTDNTCGPEPPLVERIEKTVEEGEKTIIREVEEIEGEVEQLGRTELTLFQKLAKGFMEVIRDAENFFKGLGKEEMDLLNEMKMEANEVEKVFGRALPIRKLR is encoded by the exons ATGACATTTAGTTTCTGCACAAACTGTTTCTCTCTGGATGAAAGCTCTATTCCGTGCCGGAAATTCTTTTCTACAAGCAGTGGAAGGATACTCGGAGGCACCGCTAAGAATTACAGAAGCCGCGATAAGGTGAAATTGGGCAGGGGATTATCAAGATCTAGTTCATGGGCGAATTCTCGTATACATTATTGTCGGCTGGAGTGCAGGGGATCTAATCTTGTTTCTGGTGAAGCTGGTACTGCTGCTGTAATCAGGCCTGAT GTTAGGGCCGATGTAGCAGCATTTTCGATATCAGTTCCTTCAAATCCTATTAAGCATTGGTGGCGGTTGCATCTCATCACCTTAACTGGAATAATAGCAAGCAGCTTTATAGTTATTCCAACGGCCGATGCAGCTGACGCGCTCAAGACATGCACTTGCCTGTTGAAGGAATGCAG GGTGGAGCTGGCCAAGTGCATTGCTAACCCATCATGCGCAGCAAACATAGCATGTTTACAAACTTGTAACGATCGTCCTGACGAGACTGAATGCCAG ATTAAATGTGGAGATCTATTTGAGAACAGTGTCGTCGACGAGTTCAATGAGTGTGCAGTCTCACGCAAGAAATGTGTTCCTACGAAGTCTGATGTCGGTGAATTTCCCGTACCTGATCCGTCTGCTCTTGTTAAGAGCTTCAATATCTCAGACTTCAACGGAAAATGGTTTATCACAAGTGGACTGAACCCTACATTCGACACATTCGATTGCCAATTACATGAGTTTCACGTGGAATCGGGCAAACTTGTCGGAAATATATCTTGGAGGGTAAAGACTCTGGATAATGGTTTCATTACTCGATCGGCGGTACAGAGATTCGTTCAAGATCCTCAACAGCCCGGGATACTTTACAATCACGACAATGAGTACCTCCATTACCAAGATGACTG GTATATTATATCCTCCAAGGTCGAAAACAAACCAGATGACTATATTTTCGTATACTACCGCGGTAGAAACGATGCATGGGATGGATACGGTGGCGCAGTAGTGTATACTAGAAGTGCTTCTTTACCAGAAACAATAATCCCTGAGCTAGAAAAAGCCACAAAAAGTGTCAGTCGCGACTTTAGTAAGTTCATCAGAACAGACAACACATGCGGGCCCGAACCTCCCCTAGTGGAGAGAATAGAGAAGACGGTAGAAGAAGGCGAGAAAACCATTATCCGAGAAGTAGAAGAGATAGAAGGAGAGGTCGAGCAGCTGGGGAGAACCGAACTTACGTTGTTTCAGAAGCTCGCAAAAGGGTTCATGGAAGTGATAAGAGACGCGGAGAATTTCTTCAAGGGGTTGGGCAAAGAAGAGATGGACCTTCTGAATGAGATGAAGATGGAAGCAAATGAGGTCGAAAAGGTCTTCGGTCGCGCATTGCCGATAAGGAAACTGAGgtag